The segment CCCGGGGCGCAAACCTGATCGTGACATCAGGCGGCATGTCGGTTGACCCGGACGATGTCACCCCCAGCGGTATCAGGAAGACAGGAGCAGAAATCATCTCTTACGGGGCTCCTGTCCTGCCCGGAGCCATGATCCTGGTGGCCTATTTGGGTGATATACCGGTTTTGGGGCTGCCGGGGTGTGTGATGTACCACAAGACCACCATCTTTGACCTCCTTCTCCCAATCGTTATGAGCGGGCAGAAAATCAACCGGTCGCTGATGGCCAGACTCGGTTTGGGTGGGCTCTGCCTGCATTGCGATGTCTGCCGTTACCCGGCATGTTCTTTCGGGACCGGCTTTTAGGAGGGGTTATTAATGAGGGTTAATGTTTCTTTGGAAGAAGCTCAGGAATTGGTGCTGAGCATGGTCAACCCGGTGGGCGAAACCGTCGTCCCCCTGGCCGATGCTCTGGGACGGGTGATCGGCCGGGATATCAAAGCCCCTTGCAGTGTACCTGCCTTTGATAAGTCCCCCCTTGACGGGTATGCCCTCCGGGCCGGGGACACCGTAACGGCATCCCCTGCCAGCCCGGTGGTTTTGCAGGTCATCGAGGAAGTGCCGGCAGGCAGTGTACCTGCGAAGAAGGTCACTCCCGGGTGTGCGATAAGGATTATGACCGGGGCTCCGATCCCTGAGGGGGCGGATGCTGTGATCCGTTTTGAAGATGTGGAGGAAACGCCGGAGTCGATCAAAGTAAGCCGGCCTCTGGCTGCGGGGAGCAACATCATCCCGGCGGGGGAGGATGTGGTCGAGGGTGAAATCATTGCCCGTTGCGGCATGCGGGTCAATGCGCCTTTGATAGGTATGCTGGCATCTCTCGGGATTGCCAGGGTGTCGGTTTATGAGAGGGTAAGGGTGGCGATCATCAATACCGGCAGCGAACTTCTAGATCCGGCCGAAAAGTGGCTGCCCGGCAAGATTTATAACAGCAACCGCTATCTCCTTGAAGCGAGATGCAGGGAACTGGGGGCGGAACCGGTTTATCTGGAGAGCGTTCCCGATGAAAAAGGAGCGGTTGCCGGATCTGTAAATAAGGCGCTGGAAAAGGCCGATCTGGTGATCACTACGGGGGGTGTATCGGTCGGCCAGTACGATGTGGTTAAGGACGCCCTGCAAATGATCGGAGCCCAAATCCTGTTCTGGAAGGTTGCCTTAAAACCCGGCACGCCGATCGTCGCTGCTTGCAAGGACGGCAGGGTGATCCTGTCCCTTTCCGGCAACCCTGCGGCCGCCATGGTGACGTTTGATTTGATCGCTGCTCCGGCATTGAAGAGGATATCCGGCCTGAAAGAACCGCTGCCGCCGACGGTTACCGGAATCCTGGCCGGCGGTTTTCCAAAGGCCAGCCCCCAGCGTCGCATTTTGAGGGCCAAGTGGAAAAAGCGGGATGGGGTTGACCTGATAGAGCTTACGGGAAAGCAGAGCAACGGAGTTTTGAAGTCTTTGATAGAGTGCAACCTCCTGATCGATGTGCCTGCAGGCAGCCCGCCGCTGGTTGCCGGCCAGCCGGTTTCTGCCTTTGTGGTGGGCAGCTTTACCGATTCCCTTTTGGGAAATGAAGGTATCAGATGCCGGCCTCAGAGTTGCTAAATTAATAAGTTTAAGGCAGAACCTGAGTTTATGGATCTCAGAAAACAGAATAGTCTACGAGGCCGTTTGCCTGCGGTGACACTACGGCAACGCGGCCTGGGGTGCTTACCCCACGGGGTTATCAGAGAAATCTGGCAGCCTCCTGTAAAGTAGATAAACTACAGAAGCATTTTTCATGCTTTGAATGATAAAACGGCGGGAATCCTTTATAAGTCAGGGGGGAGGTAATTGCGTTGTTCAGGTTGCGTAGCTTTGCGCCTGCTTTGTTGGCGGCGATTCTACTGTTTTCACTTCTTACCGGTTGTTCCGGCAGTGCTGATCAAAAGGTAACGGAAGACAAAGAGCAACAGACAAAACCGGCTACTTTGACCATTTCTGCTGCAGGCTCTCTAAAAAACAGGCCAACACTTATGGCCGGGGCAGGCCTGTTACCTTCACCTGCCGCCCGATCGCCTTTGTGTTATTAACTGATCCAGTGTTGAGTTACTTTCAGCATTATCCGACCTGATACGAAAGGGGGAAAACAATGTCCAAAAAAATGCTCTATCTGACGGGTTTATTGCTGGTATTCTTCCTCTTTTTTATTTACGGCTGCGGTTCCAAGAGTCCGGAGGGGGAGAAAAGCCTGCTCGATGAGGATTGGAGCCAAATACTCAAAGAGGCCCGGGGAACGACGGTGAATTTCTATATGTGGGGTGGTAATGAGAGCATTAACAAATGGGTCGATACCTTTGTGGCGGATAGAATGGAAAAATATTACGGTGTCAAAGTTAACCGGGTGCCCATGGATGCGGATCAGTTCATCAACAAACTTCTCGGTGAAAAACAGGCCGGCCGCCAAAAGGGATCGATTGATCTTCTCTGGATCAACGGCGAAAACTTCAGAACCACCCGCCAGGCCGACTTGCTATGGGGTCCCTTCGCTGACAAGCTTCCCAATTTCCAGAAATATGTAGATAAAAATGCACCAGATATAGCCAACGACTTCGGCTATCCCGTTAACGGCTATGAGGTGCCCTGGGGCAGGGCCCAGTTTGTCTTTGCCTATGACAGCCGCAAGGTCAAAAATCCGCCCAGATCTGCTGCCGAACTGATGCAGTGGGTGAAGGAGCATCCGGGGCGGTTTACCTACCCGGAACTGCCGGACTTTACAGGGAGCGTTTTTGTGCGGCAGCTCATGTATGAGTTGTGCGGCGGTTATAAGGCCTTTCCTACAGTACAAAAAGTAGATAAAGATGCCCTGGACCGGAAGCTGGCAGCGCTTTGGAACTACTGCAACGAAATGAAGCCGTACCTCTGGCGCAGCGGCAAGACCTATCCCTCGACCATAGCGGCCCTGCACCAGCTGTTCGCCGACGGGGAAGTCGATTTCACCATGACCTATAACCCTGCGGAAATTTCCTGCATGATTAAGAATGGGTTGCTGTCGGATACGGTGCGTACTTTCGTGTGGGACCGGGGGACCATCGGAAACACCCACTTTTTGGCCATTCCCTTCAATGCCCCGAACAAGGCAGGTGCTATGGTTCTGGCCAACTTCCTGCTGAGCCCGGAGGCGCAGTTATCCAAATATGACCCGAAAAACTGGGGGGATATGCTGGCCCTCGATGTAAGCAAACTGGAGCCGGAATATATCGCCCAAATGAAGAAGGTGGACCGGGGAGTAGCAACTCTTCCTGAGGAAGAACTGCAGAGCCACCGCTTGCCCGAAATTAGCTCGGCATACATTCCTGTGATTGAAGATTTATGGAAGAAAAATGTGTTAACGAAATAGGCGATGGACATGAAAAACTTTTACGCTGAAGTGTTCAAACCCTATTTTTACCTGGCTCCATCCCTGGTTGTTCTTGTCGGCTTTTTCCTGGGTGGCTTTACTTTAGCCCTGGCTCAGAGCCTGGGGTATTTCCCGGTGATCGGGATGAAGGAGTTTACGTTGTTTTATTACCGCCAGGTGCTCGGCAGCCCCGACTTCTGGGCTTCTTTGAGGGGGACCTTTTATATCGCCTTCACCTCCACCCTGCTGTCAACCATCGCAGGGGTTTACCTGGCCAATTACCTGGTGCGGTGTGCTCCGAAGAACAGGCTGATATCTCTTTTGTATAAGCTTCCCATCACCGTGCCGCACCTGGTGGCAGCTCTGATGATGGTGTTTCTCTTCTCCCAGGGCGGAGTGATCGCCCGTCTGATGCTGAAGGCAGGCCTGATAGAAAATATTTCCGATTTTCCGGCGCTGTTTTACACCCGGAATGCCGTCGGGATCATCCTGATCTATTGGTGGAAAGAGACCCCTTTTGTTGCAGTGATGGTCTATGCCGTGATGAAGCATATCGTTGGAAAACTGGGGGATGTCGCCGCAACTCTGGGTGCAAACCCCAGGCAGGTCTTTTATCACGTGGTTCTGCCGCTCAGCATGCCCGGTATAATATCTGCTTCGGCCATTACCTTCGCCTATTCTTTTGGCGCTTTTGAAATACCCTATCTGCTGGGAGCGAGTTATCCGAAGACTCTGCCGGTCCGGGCTTATTTCAGCTATATATCGCCGCAGCTGAGCGACAGGCCGGAAACCATGGTCATAAACGTCCTGGTATCTCTTGTTTGTGCCTGTCTTGTGGCGGTCTATTATGTATCCATGCGCAGGTACCTGCGCCGGTGGAGTTGATGTGGGATGTTCAGGGGAAAAGGATCGAGGAGTATTCTTGGGCCCTGCCTGCTGGCCGTGCTGATCATTCCCTTTACGGTGCTGGTTCTATGGGCCTTTACCGGGCAGTGGCCGGCCGATTCCATCCTCCCGACCCGGTTGGGGTTGAGGGGCTGGTTGTATATGTTTTCTCCTCATGGAAAGGTGTTGCCGGGCCTGGTTATGAGTGTGCTTCTTTCTCTGGCCGTTACCTTTTGCGCCCTCGTGATCAGCATTCCGGCCGGCAAGGCCCTCGGCCTGTATGATTTTCCGGGGAAGGGGCTCATCGAGTTGCTTGTTTTGGCCCCCATCATCATCCCTTCCATTACCGTGGGGATGGGGCTGCATACCGCCTTTATAAAATTCGGTCTGGCGGATTCCTTTGCCGGTGTGCTCCTGGTGCATCTCATGGTGGTGTTGCCCTATGGAATCAGGATTTTCGCCAGCGGTTACAAGGCGATGGGAAGCAAGTGGGAGGACCAGGCAAGGGTTCTGAGAGCCGGGTGGTGGCAGAGATTTATCTATGTGACACTGCCGTTTTTATATCCCGCCATGGTGGCAGGCGGTATTCTGATCTTTAACGTGTCCTTTGCCCAGTATTTTTTAACCTTTCTGATCGGAGGCGGCAGGATAATCACCCTTCCGCTCATTCTCTTTCCGTATATCAACGGAGGCGACCGGGTGGTGGCCTCGGCCATCAGCCTGGTCTTTATCGCGGCGTCTTTGCTGCTGATGGCGGTAATTGAAAACACCGTTAAAGATCGGCAAGAGGAGACGGCTTTTTATTACATGTGAGCAGATGGTGAGAAAGTGCCTGAGATTGTGCTGCGCGGCCTGACCAAAGCCTATAATGGGGTGACTGTTTTGAGAGGGGTGTCCCTGGAGATCGCCGACGGAGAGCTGATCACCCTGGTGGGGCCTTCTGGCTGTGGCAAAACAACTACCCTGAAGATCCTGGCGGGGTTGATTGCTCCGGATCAGGGCGAGATCTTGATCGACGGCCGGGAAATCACCTCCGTACCGGTTGAAAAACGGGATATCGTCATGGTCTTTCAGGAGAATTTGCTTTTTCCCCACATGACGGTGGGCGAAAATATAACCTTTGGTTTAAAGATGGCGGGTTGCAGCAGGCGGTACCGGGAAGCCAAGCTAAGAGAAATGCTGGAGCTGGTGCAACTCCCCGACCTGAAAAATCGCTATCCGGCGCAGCTTTCCGGGGGACAGCAGCAAAGGGTGGCTCTGGCCAGGGCGCTGGCCCTGGAACCCCGGATTTTGCTGCTGGATGAACCCCTTTCCAACCTCGACCCCCGCCTGAGGGACGAAATGCGGGAGCTGATCAGGGAAATTCATAAAAAGATGAAAATGAACATTGTTCTGGTGACCCATGATCAGCTTGAGGCGATGTTGATGGCCGACCGGATAGCGGTGATGTTTGACGGCAAAATAATCCAGTGCGATACCCCTTATAACATCTATAACCGACCGGCCACCCGGGAGGTGGCCAGCCTGTTCGGGCCTTGCAACACCCTTTCCGGTTTTATCCAGAACGGAAGGTTTAAAACCGGAGGGCGTGAGTTCGCCGTTCCCGGTGTAGATCTGACCGGCGAGGTGGTTGCCTTTATCCGGGCTGAAGCAATTGAACTTGTGGATTCGGAGCCGGATCTCAGAGGGGTTGTTGTGGAAAACAGGTACACCGGCGGGCACAGCCTGTTGAGGGTTGATACCGGAGACGGGGAGTTCCTGGTCAGGGTAGATCGGCACGCGGATCTGGTCGTAAACAGCCGGGTAGGGTTGAAAATCCGTTGGGACAAGGCCTGTTTTAATAAGGGCGACGCCGCCGGCGGAGAGGAGCATTACCGCCTGCGGCGGGAAAAGCGCGAGGTGAAAGGATTTGTTGGCCGAACGGTTGCTGTCGGGCATTAAGCGGTATGTGGACGGTGTCCGTTTCAGGTCTGCCTTGGGGCTCCGGCAAGGAGTTACGGTCGGCTTTCTGGCCCAGGGTGAGTACAACCTGAACTATCTCCTGCAGTCGGGGGAGCAGAGGTATGTATTGAGGGTGAATACCGGAAGCCAGATGAATCTGGACAACCAGATCGCCTATGAATACCGGGCTCTTCAATTATTGAGCCCTACTGGGGTTACTCCCCGGGCCTTTTACCTGGATGATACCAGGCAAGAGATACCGTACGGTATCCTGGTCATGGAATACCTACCGGGTAAACCGCTGGACTACCGCAGCGATCTGGCCACTGCCGCACGGACCTTTGCCAGGATACACGGCATGGAATTTTCCGCCGGAGAAGTGGAATTTCTGGTCAAGGAGCCCGGGCCGCTGACAGGGATTTATAATGAAGCGGTTCGTTTACTGGATAAGTACTTTTCCTGCCCCCGGGCAGATCCCGTGGTTGCCGGCCTCCTGGGAAAGATCATACTTAGGGCGGAGGAGCGGAAAAAAGACGAAAAGTACCTTTTGGAGGAACCCTGGCTGCGGGTCATCAATACCGAGGTTAACTCCCACAACTTCATTGTGAATCCGGCAACCGGCTCCTGCCATTTAATCGACTGGGAAAAGCCCATATACGGTGAGCCTGCCCAGGATCTGAGCCATTTTCTGATCGCCACAACCACCCTGTGGAAGCAGAATTACATCCTGAGCAGGGGAGAGGAGGAATTGTTCATCAGCACCTATCTTCAATACCTCCCGCCCTGTCCTCAGGCCAAAACGCTGCGGGAAAGGGTGGAAATGTTCAAGTTTTTCAATTATCTGCGGGCTGTTTCCTGGTGTGCTATGGCCTGGACCGAGTATATCGAGCCGGGGCGGCCCTTAAGCAACCCGGATACCTTTGAAAAGATCAAGGCTTACCTGGAGCCGGGTTTTTTAGAGGGGATTCTCCGGCAAGCCGTGTAGGAAAACGTGGAATCAAGAGGGTGTCGGGCGAGGTGTTGTCTTGATGAAAAAAATCATCTTCGATTGTGATAATACCATGGGGATAGAGGGCTGCGACGTGGATGACGGGCTGGCGTTACTCTACCTCTTGGGGAAAGGAGGCATTGAGATATGCGGAATAACCACAACATACGGCAACAGTGATGTGGATACCGTTTACTCTAATACGGACGCGATTTTAAAAGAGATCGGCAGAACGGACATCCGGCTTCTCAAGGGTTGTCCCGGGAAAGATGTGTTGAGAAGTGAAGCGTCGGACTTCATCGTGGAAACGGTAAAATCAAACAGAAAGGACATCTCCATCCTGGCTACAGGGTCTTTGACGAATTTGTATGCCGCATATCTATCGGACAATACGGTTTTCGAAAACGTCTGTGAAATCGTCGTTATGGGGGGAATTACCGATGACCTGATGATCAACGGCAGGATTCTCGATGAACTGAATTTCTCGTGTGATCCCGCTGCAGCCGAATGCGTTTTGAAAAACGGGAATAACCTCTCCGTCATCACCGGAAATAACTGTCTCAAGGCCTTTTTTTCAAAACAGGATTTTGAACACAGGCTTCTAGCGAGTGGTAAACCCGCAGCCGGATACATAGCTCAAAAGTGCAAACACTGGTTTGACGAAATGATGTCCGCTTTTCACCTTAACGGCTTTTACAACTGGGATGTGGTCGCCGCCGCTTTTTTGGCGAACCCTGCGCTGTTTGATAATCATTTTCAATATATAGCGCCAAATCTTGAGGATCTTAGAAAGGGGAGATTAAGCCCTGCACCGGAAGATCACTCACGGCATCGGGTAAACACTCCTGTAATTCGCGACGCGGAAAGGTTCATCGAGGATGTTTACGGCGCCTGGCTGAGATTGAATTTTTGATGCCATTGGCGAGGCGCTTTTTAAAATTGGGTGTATTCGTTTCATTTAGATTTTAGATTACTGATATGGAAGTTGCTATCTCGAAAGATGGTCTGGTTAAACATTGTTACTGGCATGATAATTGCTTCGTCGAATTGGTGAGCCTATCTCCGGTGATGCTATAGCGGTGAGGCCTCTGGGGTGTAGAGGAACGATAATTCTAAATAAGTGCTTTGGCCGGATGCAAGAATGACGTTAACTCTGAGATATGGAGGGGAATTAGGTGGAGGACCGGTTTGGAAGGAAAATCGACTACCTGCGCATCTCGGTAACCGACCGCTGCAATTTGAGGTGCCTGTACTGCATGCCGCCGGAAGGAGTAAAACCCAAGTCGCACCAGGAAATCCTGCGATTTGAGGAGATCCTGGTCGTTGTCCGGGCAGCTTTGGGGCTGGGCATCAACAGGTTTCGCTTAACAGGGGGAGAACCACTGCTTAGAAAAGGTATTGTACCCTTTATCAAGTCCTTAATGTTGCTGTCGGGAATCAGGGATTTATCCGTGACAACAAACGGGACACTTTTGTCCAAAATGGGCAGGCAGCTTAGGGACGCCGGTCTGCGCCGGATCAACATCAGCCTCGATACCCTTGACCCTGTAAAATATGCCAGGATCACCCGGGGTGGGGACCTGAAAGCTGTCTGGGACGGGGTGTGCCAGGCCCTGGAACTGGGTTTTTCTCCTGTAAAGATTAACGTGGTCGCCCTCCGCAACATCAATGATGATGAATGGACGAACTTTGCCCGCCTGACCCTTGACTACCCCGTGCACGTTCGCTTCATCGAACTGATGCCTGTAGGCACCAGCTGGTACCTGGCAGGGAGGAATTTTGCTTCCTGCGAGCAGGTCCGGAGCAAGATAGAGAAAAGGCTGGGAGAACTGATTCCCGTCGCGACCGTTCAGGGGAGCGGACCTGCCGAGTATTTCCACCTTCCGGAAGCCAAAGGGACCATCGGCTTCATCCACGCCATGAGCAGCCACTTCTGCGCCTCCTGCAACCGCCTCCGCCTTACAGCAGACGGCAAACTGCGCCCCTGCCTCCACGATCAGCGTGAGGTAGATGTGCGTGATGCGGTGCGGAGCGGCGCCACCGAAAAGGAACTACAGGGACTGTTCCTCAAGGCCCTGCGGCTTAAGCCGGCAAACTACCACGAGGCGATGGGCGCTCCTGCCGGCGGGCGGGGGATGGTCCAGATTGGAGGGTAAAAGATGGCGGACTTTACACATTTCAATGCCGCGGGCCGCGCATGCATGGTCGATGTAGGAGAAAAGCCCGTAACGACCCGGGAGGCGAGGGCGCGGGGAACGGTCTTCATGAAACCAGAAACCCTCGAGCTTATCAAAAGCGGGGGGATCGCCAAGGGGGACGTCCTGGGAGTTGCCCAGGTGGCCGGGATCATGGCGGCCAAGCGCACCTCAGAGCTGATACCCATGTGTCACCCGCTGTTTATCAGCGGCATCGACCTGGACTTTCGCTGTGACCAGGAGTGCAGCGCAGTGGAGATCGAAGCGCGGGTTAGGTGCCAGGGAAAGACAGGGGTGGAGATGGAGGCCTTAACTGCAGTGAGCGTGGCAGCCTTGACCATATACGACATGTGCAAGGCGGTAGACCGCGACATGATCATCGGTTACATTCGTTTGGTGGAGAAATCTGGAGGCAAAAGCGGAAAATATCTCAGGGAGGGAGAAGAACAATGGGAAAAATTGTAGCGGTTTGCACCAGTGAAAACACGGGAGAACGCAAGAGAAACGTCGGCCAGGGGACGCTGGTGGTCGAGCACGGACTGGAGGGTGACGCCCACGCCGGACCATGGCACCGGCAGGTCAGCCTCCTGGCAATGGAGAGCATCAGGAAAATGCAACAAAAAGGCCTCGATGTAGGCCCGGGAGACTTCGCCGAAAACATCACCACCGAGGGGATCGAACTCATCACCCTGCCGGTCGGAACAAAATTGCGCCTGGGAACAGAAGCTATCGGCGAAGTGACCCAAATCGGAAAGGCATGCCATTCCAGGTGCGCCATCTACTACCAGGCTGGGGACTGTATCATGCCGAGGGAAGGGATTTTCATCCGCGTGCTCAAGGGAGGCCCCGTCAAGGTCGGAGATAGCATCGAAATCATCGAGATCCCCCAGGAAGAAGGGACGGGCAAATGAGAGTGGCCATTTTAACGGCGAGTGACAGGGGATCCCGGGGCGAGCGGGAAGACCGCAGCGCAGAGGTCATCAGGGAAATGGTGACATCTGTTGGAGGAGAAGTTGCCGCCTACGATGTCGTCCCTGATGAGAAAGAAATCCTGACTGCAAAGCTGATCGAGTTCGCCGACAAGGAAAAAGTAGATCTCATCCTGACCACTGGAGGGACCGGCCTTTCGCCCAGGGACGTTACCCCCGAGGCGACCCTGGCGGTCATCGACCGGATCATCCCCGGCATTCCAGAAGCCATGCGGGCCGCGGGGCTGAAGCAGACACCGCATGCCATGCTCTCTAGGGCGGTTGCCGGCACCCGCGGCCAAACTCTGATCATCAACCTTCCCGGCAGCCCCCGTGCGGTCAGGGAGAACCTGGAAGTAGTGTTACCGGCCCTACCCCACGCCCTGGAGACCCTCCAGGGAAAAGGGAGAGAATGCGCCCGCCCTGAACAAGAGAACTGGAATTAGGGCACTCGTGTTCACGGGTGTGACGTGGGTACCAAGAAAGAGGTTGTCCTGTTTAGCGGAATTCAAATGGGAATAAGGCTGTATATCAAATCTATTTGTGTAACGGTCAAAAGAAAACAAACCTGAGAGGGGAGGAAAAAGTAAGGTCGCTTGCCGGTTAGATTTAGCTATGAATCGGAGCGACGTGCGTAATGATGATGGAAAAACTTATGGGAAGTTTGAGAAGCAGGATGACTGTGCTGTTTGGGTTGATTGTGCTGATCGGGTGCCTGGTACTGATGTTTGTAAGCGGAAATCGCGCCGGGAGTGCTCTGGAAGATGAAGCGAAGCAGGCTATGTCCAAGCTGATCAAGCAGGCGGTCGAAACTGTAGAGGGCTGGGTAAAGGCTCGTTTCTACGTTGTGGAGAGCACGGCCAATCAAAGTGCCGTCCGCGGCAGGTGGGAAGACCGCGAGGCTACTTTGGAGGAGAAACTGGCGGTCCTCAGGGATACATTGCAGGCAGCAGAAAGCCTTGGCTTCAAACAGCTCGGTATCGTCGATAGAGAAGGAAATGTAGTCTTTTCAGACGGAAGTAAGAGCAGAATTTCGGAGCAGAGCTGCTTCCAGGCTGCACTTAAGGGCAGGACAGCGGTCTCCAGCACGATTGTCAGCAGAGAAGACAATTCCGTAGTGTTTGCTTTTGTCTCACCCGTGCGCGACTATACCACCGGCGAGATCAGGGGTGCGCTGTTAGGAATAGTGGATGCGGCTAGTTTTAGTGAGCTGGTAACGGGCATCACTTACGGCCGGACTGGTTATGCCTTTGCCGTAGACAGCACCGGCAAAACTCTTGCCCACAAAGATACTACAAAGGTGCTGACCGAAGAGAGCATGCTGAAACTAGCCGGGTCGGATCCGGCTATGGCATCCGTAAGGTCCGCGATCTCCAGGATGGCCGAGGGAGAGGAAGGCGTTACCACCTACAACTACCAGGGGCAAGATAAGATTATAGCCTACTCACCTGTTGAGGGAACCGACTGGTCCCTGGCTGTGACTGCCCCTGTGTCGGAGGTGCTGGAAAGAACGACTAGCCTTAAACGCTCTATGCTGATCATATCTGTGGTAATAATTCTTGTTGCTTTAATTCTTACTTATGTGATGGCCAGAACCATCACCACACCTCTTGTGCTGACAGTCGATTTGCTGGGGCTGATTGCCAATGGCGACTTTACAGGGTCGGTTCCAGACAAGTTTCTGCGCAGGCAGGACGAGATAGGGACGTTGGCCAGGGCTGTGGACCGCCTGCAGGCCAGCATCAAACCACTGCTTTCAGGGATCAAAGAAGAGGCTAAAATGCTGGCCGGCAATTCTGAGAACTTAAGCGCAGCATCGGAAGAGATTGCCTCCTCCTCCGGCGAAGTAGCCAGGACCATCCAGCAGGTAGCCGCCGGGGCCTCTGAGCAAGCAGGGCATTTGCAGGAGATATTAGAGCTTATGGAAAACATCACCACTAGTTTAGAGAAAGTTTATCGCGAGCTTGGTAACGTTAAGGCAAGCAGTGAAAAGACCTCTCGTTTGGCCGGGGTGGGTAAAGAAGAGCTGGATGTCTTGGTTGCCTCTATTAATGGTGTCCGCCAGACTTTTAGAGTTGCCGCGGAGAAACTAACCGACTTAAGCGGTTCAGTAAATCAGGTAAGCGAAATTCTGGAAGTAATCAACAATATAGCAGACCAAACGAATCTTTTGGCATTAAATGCAGCTATTGAAGCGGCACGTGCCGGTGATGCGGGCCGCGGCTTTGCGGTTGTGGCGGAGGAGGTCCGTA is part of the Bacillota bacterium genome and harbors:
- the moaA gene encoding GTP 3',8-cyclase MoaA yields the protein MEDRFGRKIDYLRISVTDRCNLRCLYCMPPEGVKPKSHQEILRFEEILVVVRAALGLGINRFRLTGGEPLLRKGIVPFIKSLMLLSGIRDLSVTTNGTLLSKMGRQLRDAGLRRINISLDTLDPVKYARITRGGDLKAVWDGVCQALELGFSPVKINVVALRNINDDEWTNFARLTLDYPVHVRFIELMPVGTSWYLAGRNFASCEQVRSKIEKRLGELIPVATVQGSGPAEYFHLPEAKGTIGFIHAMSSHFCASCNRLRLTADGKLRPCLHDQREVDVRDAVRSGATEKELQGLFLKALRLKPANYHEAMGAPAGGRGMVQIGG
- a CDS encoding aminoglycoside phosphotransferase family protein, with protein sequence MLAERLLSGIKRYVDGVRFRSALGLRQGVTVGFLAQGEYNLNYLLQSGEQRYVLRVNTGSQMNLDNQIAYEYRALQLLSPTGVTPRAFYLDDTRQEIPYGILVMEYLPGKPLDYRSDLATAARTFARIHGMEFSAGEVEFLVKEPGPLTGIYNEAVRLLDKYFSCPRADPVVAGLLGKIILRAEERKKDEKYLLEEPWLRVINTEVNSHNFIVNPATGSCHLIDWEKPIYGEPAQDLSHFLIATTTLWKQNYILSRGEEELFISTYLQYLPPCPQAKTLRERVEMFKFFNYLRAVSWCAMAWTEYIEPGRPLSNPDTFEKIKAYLEPGFLEGILRQAV
- a CDS encoding nucleoside hydrolase; amino-acid sequence: MMKKIIFDCDNTMGIEGCDVDDGLALLYLLGKGGIEICGITTTYGNSDVDTVYSNTDAILKEIGRTDIRLLKGCPGKDVLRSEASDFIVETVKSNRKDISILATGSLTNLYAAYLSDNTVFENVCEIVVMGGITDDLMINGRILDELNFSCDPAAAECVLKNGNNLSVITGNNCLKAFFSKQDFEHRLLASGKPAAGYIAQKCKHWFDEMMSAFHLNGFYNWDVVAAAFLANPALFDNHFQYIAPNLEDLRKGRLSPAPEDHSRHRVNTPVIRDAERFIEDVYGAWLRLNF
- a CDS encoding ABC transporter substrate-binding protein; the protein is MSKKMLYLTGLLLVFFLFFIYGCGSKSPEGEKSLLDEDWSQILKEARGTTVNFYMWGGNESINKWVDTFVADRMEKYYGVKVNRVPMDADQFINKLLGEKQAGRQKGSIDLLWINGENFRTTRQADLLWGPFADKLPNFQKYVDKNAPDIANDFGYPVNGYEVPWGRAQFVFAYDSRKVKNPPRSAAELMQWVKEHPGRFTYPELPDFTGSVFVRQLMYELCGGYKAFPTVQKVDKDALDRKLAALWNYCNEMKPYLWRSGKTYPSTIAALHQLFADGEVDFTMTYNPAEISCMIKNGLLSDTVRTFVWDRGTIGNTHFLAIPFNAPNKAGAMVLANFLLSPEAQLSKYDPKNWGDMLALDVSKLEPEYIAQMKKVDRGVATLPEEELQSHRLPEISSAYIPVIEDLWKKNVLTK
- a CDS encoding ABC transporter permease subunit; its protein translation is MDMKNFYAEVFKPYFYLAPSLVVLVGFFLGGFTLALAQSLGYFPVIGMKEFTLFYYRQVLGSPDFWASLRGTFYIAFTSTLLSTIAGVYLANYLVRCAPKNRLISLLYKLPITVPHLVAALMMVFLFSQGGVIARLMLKAGLIENISDFPALFYTRNAVGIILIYWWKETPFVAVMVYAVMKHIVGKLGDVAATLGANPRQVFYHVVLPLSMPGIISASAITFAYSFGAFEIPYLLGASYPKTLPVRAYFSYISPQLSDRPETMVINVLVSLVCACLVAVYYVSMRRYLRRWS
- a CDS encoding ABC transporter permease subunit; this encodes MFRGKGSRSILGPCLLAVLIIPFTVLVLWAFTGQWPADSILPTRLGLRGWLYMFSPHGKVLPGLVMSVLLSLAVTFCALVISIPAGKALGLYDFPGKGLIELLVLAPIIIPSITVGMGLHTAFIKFGLADSFAGVLLVHLMVVLPYGIRIFASGYKAMGSKWEDQARVLRAGWWQRFIYVTLPFLYPAMVAGGILIFNVSFAQYFLTFLIGGGRIITLPLILFPYINGGDRVVASAISLVFIAASLLLMAVIENTVKDRQEETAFYYM
- a CDS encoding ABC transporter ATP-binding protein, which translates into the protein MPEIVLRGLTKAYNGVTVLRGVSLEIADGELITLVGPSGCGKTTTLKILAGLIAPDQGEILIDGREITSVPVEKRDIVMVFQENLLFPHMTVGENITFGLKMAGCSRRYREAKLREMLELVQLPDLKNRYPAQLSGGQQQRVALARALALEPRILLLDEPLSNLDPRLRDEMRELIREIHKKMKMNIVLVTHDQLEAMLMADRIAVMFDGKIIQCDTPYNIYNRPATREVASLFGPCNTLSGFIQNGRFKTGGREFAVPGVDLTGEVVAFIRAEAIELVDSEPDLRGVVVENRYTGGHSLLRVDTGDGEFLVRVDRHADLVVNSRVGLKIRWDKACFNKGDAAGGEEHYRLRREKREVKGFVGRTVAVGH
- a CDS encoding molybdopterin molybdotransferase MoeA: MRVNVSLEEAQELVLSMVNPVGETVVPLADALGRVIGRDIKAPCSVPAFDKSPLDGYALRAGDTVTASPASPVVLQVIEEVPAGSVPAKKVTPGCAIRIMTGAPIPEGADAVIRFEDVEETPESIKVSRPLAAGSNIIPAGEDVVEGEIIARCGMRVNAPLIGMLASLGIARVSVYERVRVAIINTGSELLDPAEKWLPGKIYNSNRYLLEARCRELGAEPVYLESVPDEKGAVAGSVNKALEKADLVITTGGVSVGQYDVVKDALQMIGAQILFWKVALKPGTPIVAACKDGRVILSLSGNPAAAMVTFDLIAAPALKRISGLKEPLPPTVTGILAGGFPKASPQRRILRAKWKKRDGVDLIELTGKQSNGVLKSLIECNLLIDVPAGSPPLVAGQPVSAFVVGSFTDSLLGNEGIRCRPQSC